The proteins below are encoded in one region of Gammaproteobacteria bacterium:
- a CDS encoding prepilin-type N-terminal cleavage/methylation domain-containing protein, producing MRLGQFSQQLMQGYRLQGFTLVELVVVMLLAGILSAYALTQWPSNAELKLPNQTQLFVSDIRHIQSLSLSWAQPLRLTLSAGSYSVSCVTPAATAPCNSAPVIDPVTRKPYQVFLEPGISLSGANIDFDVWGRPVESGVLIGATPARIFTLSTPGDSQQVLLQPLTGFCQLF from the coding sequence ATGCGGCTGGGTCAATTCAGTCAGCAGCTGATGCAGGGATACCGTTTGCAGGGATTTACTCTAGTGGAGCTGGTCGTTGTTATGTTATTGGCCGGTATTTTATCCGCGTATGCGCTAACGCAATGGCCATCCAACGCTGAACTGAAGTTGCCCAATCAAACCCAACTGTTTGTCAGCGATATACGCCACATACAATCTTTGTCCTTGTCATGGGCACAACCGCTACGGTTGACCCTCAGTGCCGGCTCATACAGCGTCAGTTGTGTGACACCGGCAGCTACCGCGCCATGCAATAGCGCTCCTGTCATCGATCCGGTCACACGCAAACCCTATCAAGTGTTTTTGGAGCCGGGTATAAGTCTAAGCGGTGCCAATATAGATTTTGATGTTTGGGGTCGGCCCGTGGAGTCTGGTGTTTTAATTGGCGCAACCCCCGCCAGGATATTTACACTTTCGACACCAGGGGATTCGCAACAAGTGTTGCTGCAGCCGCTGACCGGGTTTTGTCAGCTGTTTTGA
- a CDS encoding universal stress protein, giving the protein MKFSKILLASHGSDGAQAATRLAVEVCDAGGCVHHLYVVPKLWDGIMGDDWLNNGVSRDRFAGHIETQLGQEVDQHAQWVQEIVEAAGLQYESTFIYGDPEDCLLKVGQQISPELLVLGAPRPKGVSGLRSRLLTDKVMRALNVPMMIAPYPHES; this is encoded by the coding sequence ATGAAGTTTTCGAAAATTCTATTAGCCAGTCACGGCAGTGACGGCGCCCAAGCCGCGACTCGTTTAGCGGTAGAGGTTTGCGATGCAGGCGGGTGTGTGCACCATTTATATGTGGTGCCCAAGTTGTGGGATGGCATAATGGGCGATGACTGGCTCAATAATGGCGTGTCTCGCGATCGATTTGCCGGACACATTGAAACTCAGTTGGGTCAGGAAGTGGACCAGCACGCCCAATGGGTACAGGAAATAGTTGAGGCTGCGGGACTGCAATATGAGAGCACATTTATTTATGGTGATCCCGAAGATTGTTTGTTGAAAGTGGGGCAGCAAATCAGTCCCGAGTTATTGGTTTTGGGGGCACCACGTCCCAAAGGCGTTTCCGGCCTGCGTTCGCGTTTGTTGACCGATAAGGTCATGCGGGCGTTAAATGTTCCAATGATGATAGCACCTTATCCCCATGAGTCCTGA
- a CDS encoding prepilin-type N-terminal cleavage/methylation domain-containing protein — MAGYRGFTLVEMVMVMLIIGVLAGVTAPIFSQGVVAARLTSGNLQTLEKLRYTLERLARELRHVNYNGSAYEMSVMNSTALTFTKSDDALTTVSVWQNAQELYLSYSNPAVSAVLCDEISLFSLAYYDNNNVATLNPTDVAYVELTLSLQSSLTTEVFSQRTRISLRDRS; from the coding sequence ATGGCAGGTTATCGCGGTTTTACCTTGGTTGAAATGGTGATGGTGATGCTCATCATCGGTGTACTCGCCGGAGTGACAGCCCCCATATTTTCACAGGGTGTTGTGGCTGCAAGGCTTACGTCCGGTAATTTACAGACTCTGGAGAAACTGCGATATACTCTGGAACGGCTGGCACGTGAGCTGCGCCATGTGAACTACAACGGCTCCGCGTATGAAATGAGTGTGATGAATTCAACAGCGCTGACATTTACTAAAAGTGATGATGCCCTCACCACAGTTTCGGTTTGGCAAAATGCACAAGAGCTGTATTTATCCTATTCCAACCCGGCAGTCAGTGCCGTGCTGTGCGATGAAATTTCCTTATTTAGCCTTGCTTACTACGACAATAACAATGTCGCTACTCTCAATCCGACGGATGTGGCGTATGTGGAGTTGACCTTAAGTTTACAAAGTTCCCTGACCACTGAGGTATTTTCGCAGAGGACTCGAATCAGTTTGCGAGATCGTAGCTAA
- a CDS encoding type II secretion system F family protein produces the protein MPVYRYQARGSHGDSIVGELEAVNADTVASQLLDNGLVPVNIDPVEPTSAAELKWERLFAEKVKDTDLIQFSRQMYSLLKAGVPILTALTGLQQTTRNTALSTAIGGLLDSLRSGRDLATAMSEHPQVFNLFYISMIKVGETSGSLDAVLLQLAKYLERDKKTKEQIKSAIRYPMFVIAAIGLALVIINLFVIPEFASLFAKLGGELPWASKILMGVSQFTVRFWPVLLLLTVAAVSGTRYYLGTVEGRYLWDKTKLKLPLVGCLIHKATMARFTRLMAMSMRAGVPLITGLTVVARALDNTYVEDRVLNMRSGIERGESINRSATTVGIFDHLVLQMIDVGEQSGALDNLLQEVAEYYELEVGYELDRISASIEPILTVVIGVIVLILALGVFLPMWNIANVALQK, from the coding sequence ATGCCCGTCTATCGTTATCAGGCGCGAGGTTCTCACGGAGACTCCATCGTAGGAGAACTGGAAGCGGTTAACGCCGATACGGTAGCATCGCAATTGCTCGATAATGGTTTGGTACCGGTCAACATCGATCCGGTGGAACCAACGTCTGCAGCCGAACTAAAATGGGAACGCCTGTTTGCGGAAAAAGTCAAAGATACGGATCTGATTCAATTCAGCCGCCAAATGTACAGCCTACTCAAAGCGGGAGTTCCGATTTTAACGGCGCTCACCGGATTGCAACAGACCACCCGCAATACCGCTTTGAGTACAGCGATCGGGGGTTTGCTTGATAGTTTGCGATCGGGCAGAGACCTGGCAACCGCAATGAGCGAGCATCCACAAGTGTTCAACCTGTTCTATATCAGCATGATTAAAGTGGGTGAAACCAGCGGTAGTCTGGATGCGGTTTTATTACAGTTGGCCAAATATCTGGAGCGAGATAAAAAAACCAAGGAACAGATTAAATCTGCAATTCGATATCCAATGTTTGTTATTGCGGCGATCGGTCTGGCGCTGGTGATTATCAACTTGTTCGTTATTCCTGAGTTTGCCAGTTTGTTCGCCAAGCTTGGGGGAGAGTTACCCTGGGCTTCTAAAATATTGATGGGAGTATCCCAATTTACAGTTCGGTTCTGGCCTGTGTTGTTGTTGCTCACGGTGGCGGCTGTATCGGGTACCCGCTACTACCTGGGTACAGTGGAGGGGAGGTATCTGTGGGATAAAACCAAATTGAAACTGCCTTTGGTGGGATGCTTGATTCATAAAGCCACGATGGCTCGGTTTACTCGTTTGATGGCCATGTCCATGCGAGCGGGCGTGCCGCTTATCACCGGTTTGACGGTGGTCGCCAGGGCATTGGATAACACCTATGTCGAAGATCGAGTGCTGAACATGCGCAGTGGTATAGAGCGAGGTGAATCCATCAATCGTTCTGCAACCACGGTGGGGATTTTCGATCATTTGGTACTGCAGATGATTGATGTAGGGGAGCAAAGCGGCGCCTTGGACAATTTATTGCAAGAGGTGGCGGAATACTACGAATTGGAAGTGGGCTATGAACTGGATCGAATCAGTGCATCCATAGAGCCCATACTCACGGTGGTGATCGGTGTCATCGTGCTGATCCTGGCGCTGGGCGTATTTCTACCTATGTGGAACATCGCTAACGTGGCTTTGCAAAAATAG
- a CDS encoding type II secretion system GspH family protein gives MTNVKLNRSYNLRGFTLVELIMVIMLLSVSSAVFVSLLGQMGVGVRSNKDTQAAAQLAQECGEYLLALRRIQGYVMGGVSDCSSLGAFGADGPAAVTLTEPYLGNGCPVGAACKLFDVAVSVGSGAARVQLILVDY, from the coding sequence ATGACAAACGTCAAACTTAATCGCAGTTACAATCTCCGAGGTTTTACTCTGGTAGAACTCATCATGGTGATTATGTTGCTAAGCGTCAGCAGTGCGGTGTTTGTGAGCTTGCTGGGACAAATGGGTGTGGGTGTGCGCAGCAACAAGGATACACAGGCTGCGGCACAATTAGCACAGGAATGCGGCGAATATTTACTGGCCTTGCGCAGAATCCAAGGTTATGTCATGGGGGGTGTGAGTGATTGCAGTTCGTTGGGAGCGTTTGGTGCAGACGGTCCTGCCGCGGTGACTCTGACCGAGCCCTATCTGGGTAATGGTTGTCCGGTCGGTGCCGCGTGCAAACTATTTGATGTGGCCGTTAGTGTCGGGTCGGGTGCGGCGCGGGTTCAATTGATTTTGGTGGACTACTGA
- a CDS encoding tetratricopeptide repeat protein, with amino-acid sequence MDQQSMQIKKWLKKAENKHSAGDHTTAKVLYKKILKLNPDHVDANYLLGALLAEKGETRKALHYTLKAESVTTRSPYIKNNLGNLYRMSGDDTQAEKYFNDALAIDPGMPEALNNLGILYRRLNCNEQAIQYYLGAINADPTFVAAYYNLGKTYKDEQNTQHAIDCFTQALKLHPHHILSHNELGDCYMSLQQKDLALYHFKEYLHLCKQDDCGVALKMARLSEGELPDRHPTELVRQSYALKARDWDQNVSRPNMEFLGPQLIQAMLKDLSLRPMENTVLDLGCGTGLCGPALKPFSQQLDGVDLSKQMLQIAASKSLYDHLTEGDAEWFLRQNPGRYQLVCASGVLIFFGDLSAMMQAAAQAISPNGVFLFTTYKSQGDAVQIRNNLHFAHSADHIRKTAGAAGLRVARLDEVIHEYDFGEPQRGYAVCLVK; translated from the coding sequence ATGGATCAGCAGTCAATGCAGATTAAGAAATGGCTGAAAAAAGCGGAAAATAAACATTCAGCCGGCGACCATACAACGGCTAAGGTACTGTATAAGAAAATCCTTAAACTCAACCCGGATCATGTCGACGCCAATTATTTGCTGGGCGCTTTACTGGCCGAAAAAGGAGAAACCCGAAAAGCTTTGCATTACACTCTAAAAGCCGAATCAGTTACAACGCGATCTCCATACATCAAAAACAACCTTGGCAACCTATATCGCATGAGTGGTGACGACACTCAGGCAGAAAAGTATTTTAATGATGCACTGGCTATTGACCCGGGAATGCCGGAAGCACTTAACAATCTGGGCATTCTATACCGCCGTCTGAACTGTAATGAGCAGGCCATACAATATTACCTAGGCGCCATTAATGCCGACCCGACTTTTGTGGCTGCCTATTACAATTTAGGCAAAACCTATAAGGATGAACAAAACACGCAACACGCAATTGACTGCTTTACACAAGCGCTCAAATTGCATCCGCACCATATACTGAGCCACAATGAACTGGGTGACTGCTATATGTCACTGCAACAAAAAGACCTGGCTTTGTATCACTTTAAAGAATATCTTCATCTGTGCAAGCAAGATGATTGCGGTGTGGCACTGAAGATGGCGCGATTGTCAGAAGGCGAATTACCGGATAGACACCCTACCGAATTGGTGCGGCAAAGCTATGCCCTAAAGGCACGCGACTGGGACCAAAATGTCTCTCGTCCCAATATGGAGTTTTTGGGACCACAGTTGATCCAAGCAATGTTGAAGGACCTTTCCTTACGACCAATGGAAAACACGGTGTTGGATCTCGGTTGTGGCACCGGACTCTGCGGGCCTGCCCTAAAACCGTTTTCCCAACAACTCGACGGCGTCGATCTGTCAAAGCAGATGCTGCAAATTGCCGCGAGCAAATCTCTCTATGATCATCTCACTGAAGGCGACGCAGAGTGGTTTTTGCGGCAGAATCCAGGCCGGTACCAGTTAGTATGCGCTTCAGGTGTACTGATATTTTTTGGCGACCTGTCCGCTATGATGCAGGCGGCCGCCCAGGCTATCTCACCGAATGGGGTATTTCTATTTACGACTTACAAAAGCCAGGGCGACGCGGTGCAAATTCGCAACAATTTGCATTTTGCCCACAGCGCAGATCATATACGGAAAACCGCCGGGGCAGCAGGACTGAGAGTTGCCCGGTTGGATGAAGTCATACACGAATACGATTTTGGGGAACCGCAACGGGGATATGCGGTGTGTTTGGTCAAATAG
- a CDS encoding putative sulfate exporter family transporter yields MLAIWFLADSGTMAPYIEHLGGKKYKYLSELTSLPLYFGSIAALIGLWQWLGSHKEGHFDYYSSTIAGGMFILLIAMLVRWFIAPEVAVASVAMGKVGDTDKYIHKLLGLNYVVMGIVTGIIIVNVFKVPAWAENGVRLSRLGLKTGVILLGTLYSAAELKNLGGLSIVMIGFFVLGSVGLVLWLGAKRNIPNSMGGVLSAGMGVCGVSATVAAAPVVQAKSVEIAYTIGTILLWGVGCMFLFPIIGNLLGMSYVQFGAWAGTGILNSAQVAGAALAYQPDGIETLKVAEIFNITRVLVLPIIVLWLAVWYVKREESATHTVSVGRVVFEKFPVFVLGFILLFALSTTGIFAPANHYKGKYFGNTAETGFKDSKLLKADQVALLQGEMSKVQREDRKAALTRLLENKKVMSIDDDDILRGLVNAKVLSKDANGILKGAHKAVRHTAKKIKAFREWITWLFAFGLVGLGMQITVSSMKQAGGQPAVIGGIVGLIKAVASLVVVMLIVKETI; encoded by the coding sequence ATGTTAGCCATCTGGTTTTTGGCTGATTCAGGTACGATGGCACCCTATATTGAACACTTAGGTGGTAAAAAGTATAAATATCTGAGTGAATTAACTTCACTGCCCTTATATTTCGGCTCTATTGCCGCACTAATTGGTTTGTGGCAATGGTTGGGCTCACACAAAGAAGGCCACTTTGACTACTACTCCTCCACTATCGCGGGTGGAATGTTCATCCTGTTGATCGCCATGTTGGTTCGTTGGTTTATCGCGCCGGAAGTTGCCGTTGCCAGCGTAGCCATGGGTAAAGTGGGAGACACCGATAAATACATTCACAAATTACTGGGTCTGAACTATGTGGTTATGGGGATTGTGACCGGTATTATCATCGTCAACGTTTTCAAAGTACCCGCATGGGCTGAAAATGGTGTACGTCTTTCCCGTTTGGGTTTGAAAACCGGTGTAATCTTGCTGGGTACTCTTTACAGTGCCGCTGAGCTGAAAAATCTGGGTGGATTGTCCATCGTCATGATCGGCTTCTTCGTATTGGGTTCTGTCGGCCTGGTATTGTGGTTGGGCGCTAAACGCAATATTCCCAACTCCATGGGTGGAGTGCTCTCGGCCGGTATGGGTGTTTGCGGTGTGTCCGCCACCGTTGCCGCAGCACCGGTAGTACAGGCCAAGTCAGTGGAGATCGCGTACACCATCGGTACCATTTTGTTGTGGGGTGTTGGCTGTATGTTCCTGTTCCCCATTATCGGTAACCTGTTAGGTATGTCCTATGTGCAGTTCGGTGCCTGGGCAGGTACCGGTATTCTGAACTCTGCACAGGTCGCCGGTGCCGCGTTGGCTTATCAACCGGATGGTATTGAAACCCTGAAAGTCGCGGAAATCTTCAACATTACCCGCGTACTGGTATTGCCGATTATCGTATTGTGGTTGGCGGTTTGGTACGTCAAACGTGAAGAAAGCGCAACTCACACGGTTAGTGTCGGGCGTGTGGTGTTTGAAAAATTTCCCGTGTTTGTGCTGGGCTTCATCCTGTTGTTTGCCTTGTCCACCACCGGTATTTTCGCTCCAGCTAACCACTACAAGGGCAAGTACTTCGGCAACACAGCTGAGACCGGCTTCAAAGACTCTAAGCTGCTGAAGGCAGATCAAGTGGCATTATTGCAAGGCGAGATGTCAAAAGTGCAACGAGAAGATCGCAAGGCAGCGTTGACCCGACTGCTGGAAAACAAGAAGGTCATGTCTATCGATGATGATGACATTCTGCGCGGTCTGGTAAACGCCAAAGTGTTGTCCAAAGATGCAAATGGCATTCTTAAAGGCGCACACAAAGCCGTTCGACACACGGCCAAGAAAATAAAGGCATTTCGTGAGTGGATTACCTGGTTGTTCGCGTTCGGCTTAGTGGGGCTGGGTATGCAAATTACCGTGTCTTCCATGAAACAGGCCGGTGGCCAACCTGCCGTCATAGGCGGTATCGTGGGTTTGATCAAAGCAGTGGCTTCACTGGTTGTGGTCATGCTGATTGTTAAAGAAACCATTTAA
- a CDS encoding DUF3301 domain-containing protein has protein sequence MEGLAPLLALAAISWYWWDSTHCKEIAHRVGKDACERYQVQFLDDTVIKKRTWVRRNEHGRLQLCRMYLFEFTSDGALRYQGRIVLTGHQLADLSMDAYRL, from the coding sequence ATGGAAGGGCTGGCGCCCCTGCTTGCTCTGGCGGCCATCAGTTGGTATTGGTGGGATTCCACTCATTGCAAGGAAATCGCCCACCGTGTCGGCAAAGATGCTTGTGAGCGTTATCAAGTGCAGTTTCTTGACGACACTGTTATTAAGAAAAGAACCTGGGTGCGTCGAAATGAACACGGGCGGTTGCAATTATGCCGCATGTACTTGTTTGAGTTTACCAGTGACGGGGCTCTACGTTACCAAGGACGTATTGTACTGACAGGCCACCAATTGGCCGATTTGTCCATGGACGCTTACCGTTTATAA
- a CDS encoding HAMP domain-containing histidine kinase, which produces MQKAFSTNRKALFSFMGILVLFLLISNLLAVYQQRTMWLDYAKQHVDHESLLISKLVSEALLKGDYSTVEYFLAQWAKERPHIDKVHVTAVNGFVLAQYERDSEQSSPYEVKQDIAYTDGKTLTLQIVADLTHIHDNIQYLALQLFSASIILVAIMGVLLWRSLLKNAITPLQEEITEKKRVQQQLSEYSMQLAQARDMAIAATQAKSEFLANMSHELRTPLNSIIGFTSLIKEEQVGPVNEEQKKQLSIVYNCSHHLLQLINSILDLAKVEAGKIEIVKSHFDVIALLQDCIGIMQALARQKDLTIKLNPQQDAANFYTDKQKLRQVILNLLSNAIKFTTQGNIVISCRQTKDELTIEIQDTGIGIAESQQHSIFYAFQQVDGSDTREQQGTGLGLAICAHYIDRLGGTLTVQSTLGKGSTFQIRLPDIENTVINTQKKSSRKSALTEA; this is translated from the coding sequence ATGCAAAAGGCATTCAGCACCAATAGAAAGGCGTTATTTTCCTTTATGGGAATACTGGTGCTGTTTTTATTGATTAGCAATCTGCTGGCCGTATACCAACAACGTACCATGTGGCTCGATTATGCTAAACAGCACGTCGACCACGAGTCCTTACTCATCAGCAAGCTTGTCAGCGAAGCCCTGCTGAAAGGCGACTACAGCACCGTGGAATACTTCCTGGCCCAGTGGGCCAAAGAGCGCCCACACATCGACAAGGTCCACGTCACCGCTGTCAACGGTTTTGTTTTGGCTCAATATGAACGTGACAGCGAGCAATCCAGCCCGTATGAAGTCAAACAAGATATTGCTTACACTGACGGCAAGACACTCACATTGCAAATTGTTGCAGATCTGACCCACATCCACGACAACATCCAATATCTCGCTTTACAGTTATTTAGCGCATCAATTATTTTGGTGGCCATCATGGGAGTATTGTTATGGCGGTCTTTGTTAAAAAATGCCATAACCCCGTTACAAGAGGAAATCACCGAAAAAAAACGAGTTCAACAGCAATTGTCCGAATACAGCATGCAATTAGCCCAAGCCAGAGACATGGCGATCGCTGCCACTCAGGCCAAATCCGAATTTTTAGCCAATATGAGTCATGAACTGCGCACTCCCCTTAACTCCATCATCGGCTTCACCAGCCTGATAAAGGAAGAACAAGTTGGCCCTGTCAATGAGGAGCAAAAAAAGCAACTTAGTATTGTTTACAATTGCAGCCATCATCTGCTGCAGCTGATCAACAGTATTCTGGACTTGGCCAAGGTCGAGGCAGGAAAAATAGAGATCGTTAAAAGTCATTTTGATGTGATTGCATTGTTGCAAGACTGCATCGGAATCATGCAAGCACTCGCACGACAAAAAGACCTGACAATAAAGCTAAACCCACAGCAAGATGCAGCGAACTTCTATACCGACAAACAAAAATTGCGGCAAGTGATTTTAAACCTGTTGAGCAATGCTATCAAATTCACCACTCAAGGTAATATTGTCATCAGCTGCCGACAAACAAAAGACGAACTGACTATCGAGATCCAGGATACCGGTATCGGTATCGCCGAGTCACAACAACATTCTATTTTCTATGCCTTTCAGCAAGTAGACGGCAGCGATACCCGAGAGCAACAAGGGACAGGCCTGGGGCTGGCAATTTGCGCTCATTATATAGACCGCTTAGGCGGAACATTAACGGTACAAAGCACTTTGGGTAAAGGCAGCACATTTCAAATTAGACTCCCCGACATTGAAAACACTGTCATAAACACTCAAAAAAAGTCCAGCCGAAAAAGCGCACTTACCGAGGCCTGA
- a CDS encoding sel1 repeat family protein, with translation MKKAVVIYTVVLLSFVISSPIVANYDKGLTAFKKYDFKTAYSEWKKLAEKGDPQVQSTIAVMYHTGTGVKKNYEKAFYWYQKAALQGVTSAQANLGVMYAKGTGTKRDFVQSYAWYSVAASALAVEKMGSALWGIDYLATQMSPAQLKKAKKLSAEYEKKYLKSKK, from the coding sequence ATGAAAAAAGCCGTAGTTATTTATACCGTAGTACTACTAAGTTTTGTCATAAGTTCCCCTATAGTAGCCAACTATGACAAGGGATTGACCGCCTTCAAAAAGTACGATTTTAAAACCGCATATTCTGAATGGAAAAAATTAGCGGAAAAAGGTGATCCGCAGGTGCAATCCACCATCGCTGTTATGTATCACACCGGAACCGGCGTTAAAAAGAACTACGAAAAGGCATTTTACTGGTATCAAAAGGCCGCTCTCCAGGGTGTTACTTCAGCTCAAGCCAATCTGGGGGTAATGTATGCCAAAGGCACCGGCACCAAACGGGATTTTGTGCAAAGTTATGCCTGGTATAGTGTGGCGGCTTCAGCTTTGGCCGTCGAAAAAATGGGCAGCGCCTTGTGGGGGATAGATTACTTGGCGACACAAATGAGCCCGGCCCAGCTGAAGAAAGCCAAAAAACTGAGCGCTGAATACGAGAAAAAATACCTGAAATCTAAAAAATAG
- a CDS encoding GspE/PulE family protein encodes MGNAQRKPTQRIRLGDLLVEHKLISETQLAAALDEQKKSGRKLGRVLVESGYVNEDMLMNLLSTQLDLPYLDLTTYTFQPAVSQTMPETLARRYRVLVLEQTPKGYVVAMADPTNIFTYDEVVRVLKKPIDVVVVKESDLVLGIDKVYQRESDIKNLASELDEELSENVFDITTMEQSVGISEAPVVKLIQTLFEEAAKIHVSDIHIEPDEDVLRIRRRIDGVLHEQVMDEKRIATALVSRLKLMAGLDISEKRLPQDGRFNLKLKQKSIDVRLSTLPISTGEAVVMRLLDQQGLVLRLNNIGLTPVVQQRFRKAIHKPHGLLLVTGPTGSGKTSTLYAVLNELNAPEKKIITVEDPVEFQLPRINQVQVNSKIGLDFARVLRSSLRQDPDVILIGEIRDKETAEIALKAAITGHLVLSTLHTNDAAGAAMRLIDMGMESFMVSSALHAVLSQRLVRKVCDQCAEDYIPSALERSWLEQHGVLMETEVIGKKGKGCSACSFSGYQGRIAVHEFLQITGGLAETLRLGDYTRFIQQTHEDPAYESLLQRAVHLMQEGVTSLEEVVRIAGWVD; translated from the coding sequence ATGGGAAACGCTCAACGTAAACCGACACAAAGAATCCGACTCGGAGATTTGTTGGTAGAGCACAAGCTGATTTCTGAAACACAACTGGCTGCGGCGTTGGATGAGCAGAAAAAAAGTGGTCGCAAACTGGGCCGGGTGTTGGTGGAGAGCGGATACGTCAATGAAGATATGTTGATGAACTTACTATCCACTCAGTTGGATCTGCCGTACTTGGATTTAACCACCTATACTTTTCAACCCGCTGTGTCCCAAACTATGCCGGAAACCCTGGCACGACGCTACCGCGTATTGGTGTTGGAGCAAACCCCAAAGGGTTATGTTGTGGCCATGGCTGATCCGACCAACATTTTTACCTATGATGAAGTGGTTCGGGTACTGAAAAAACCCATTGACGTGGTGGTGGTAAAAGAAAGTGATTTGGTGCTCGGGATTGATAAAGTGTACCAAAGAGAAAGTGATATCAAAAACCTGGCCAGCGAACTCGACGAAGAATTATCGGAGAACGTGTTTGATATAACCACTATGGAGCAATCGGTTGGTATCAGTGAAGCGCCGGTGGTCAAGTTGATTCAAACTCTGTTTGAGGAAGCGGCAAAGATTCATGTTTCAGATATCCACATCGAACCGGATGAAGATGTATTGAGAATCCGTCGCCGTATCGACGGCGTGCTTCACGAACAAGTCATGGATGAAAAACGCATTGCGACAGCATTGGTTTCCCGTTTAAAACTCATGGCCGGTTTGGATATTTCGGAAAAACGTTTGCCGCAGGACGGGCGCTTCAATTTGAAACTGAAGCAAAAGTCCATTGATGTGCGTCTATCCACATTACCTATATCGACCGGAGAAGCCGTCGTTATGCGTTTGTTGGACCAGCAGGGCTTGGTGTTGCGACTGAATAATATTGGATTAACGCCTGTAGTACAGCAGCGTTTTCGCAAAGCCATACATAAGCCCCATGGTTTGCTGCTGGTCACAGGGCCGACAGGTAGTGGTAAAACATCCACATTGTATGCGGTGTTGAACGAACTCAATGCACCGGAAAAAAAAATCATTACCGTGGAAGACCCGGTTGAATTTCAATTACCTCGGATTAACCAAGTGCAAGTCAACTCCAAGATAGGCTTGGATTTTGCCCGGGTGCTTCGCTCCAGTTTGCGACAGGATCCGGATGTGATTTTGATTGGTGAAATACGTGACAAGGAAACCGCAGAGATTGCTCTCAAAGCCGCAATCACCGGCCACTTGGTTTTATCCACGCTGCATACCAACGATGCGGCGGGTGCCGCGATGCGTCTAATTGATATGGGAATGGAGAGCTTCATGGTCAGCTCAGCCCTGCACGCGGTGCTGTCACAACGGTTGGTGCGCAAAGTGTGTGACCAGTGTGCTGAGGACTATATTCCATCTGCCCTTGAGAGGTCATGGTTGGAGCAGCACGGGGTTTTGATGGAAACAGAGGTAATCGGAAAAAAGGGCAAAGGGTGCTCGGCCTGCAGTTTCAGCGGATATCAAGGGCGTATAGCGGTACACGAATTTTTGCAAATCACAGGTGGTCTGGCAGAAACCTTGCGTCTTGGCGACTACACCCGATTCATACAGCAAACTCATGAAGACCCAGCTTATGAAAGTTTGCTGCAACGGGCTGTGCATCTTATGCAGGAAGGGGTGACTTCATTGGAAGAAGTCGTCCGCATAGCCGGCTGGGTGGACTAA